A stretch of the Hyperolius riggenbachi isolate aHypRig1 chromosome 11, aHypRig1.pri, whole genome shotgun sequence genome encodes the following:
- the LOC137538149 gene encoding cadherin-1-like, translated as MSFYHFAFFILLIEVTLGTPEEAAPCEPGFSEQRYAFSVTRKHLERGRVLGRVNFNTCVPGTRALYSPDDTRFRVFPDGKVTVKRPVTLHTGSHSFVLNAWDAAGKKYPVTVFVWNEREHQETA; from the exons ATGAGCTTTTATCACTTCGCTTTCTTCATATTGCTCATCGAG GTGACCCTGGGAACACCTGAAGAGGCAGCACCATGTGAGCCGGGCTTCAGTGAGCAGCGCTACGCCTTCTCTGTGACCCGGAAACATCTGGAGAGAGGAAGAGTCCTGGGCAGAG TGAATTTCAACACCTGCGTGCCCGGAACTCGCGCCCTGTACTCTCCTGATGACACCCGATTCCGAGTGTTCCCTGATGGGAAAGTGACAGTGAAGAGGCCGGTCACCCTCCACACTGGATCGCACAGCTTTGTACTGAATGCCTGGGATGCGGCTGGCAAAAAATACCCAGTGACCGTGTTTGTGTGGAACGAGCGGGAGCACCAG GAGACGGCCTGA